A single window of Colletotrichum destructivum chromosome 9, complete sequence DNA harbors:
- a CDS encoding Putative SPX domain-containing protein yields MKYGEQLEQESVPQWSLHNVDYNSLKHEIKVHTSRDQATAIAIPGHQDAALKRFEDNLYHELCQQHDRVDLFVSSKADEISRRLQYVSDQLQKLIVKCAEEGDRISIKRHRRFAKYERDLLRCGEETLALARFINAQITAFRKITKKYKKWTGSPTLGARFRENVLANPKSFTRRDLNNLQTRYEELLNTLRSSTPQLSEPSSPSSDELLPSRRGSTAEDFFTPLPPAQRQPRQPVQQQQRQQQQHYWNEYDDGSEAGGQEDEYAIYINPDDDMSFPGLDSMRAILAAPFRHARRWFSRRQDPEGQRLLGNAPFLESYGGISPLGTDTDDEYASSDGMPTTGYATHFATLPSLNEQQVRRYRERVLFWGTIGCFGVSFLLLLVAGILISTGRHKLRAEVDAGVTVGVVASLFTACLALGMSLYRRDDLGTWQRVAVYSSFFAACVLNGMLLILVVGNAA; encoded by the exons ATGAAATACGGCGAACAGCTCGAGCAGGAATCTGTTCCGCAATGGAGTCTAC ATAACGTCGATTACAATTCTCTCAAGCACGAGATCAAAGTTCACACGAGCCGCGACCAGGCCACCGCAATCGCCATCCCCGGTCACCAGGATGCCGCCCTCAAGCGATTCGAGGATAACCTCTACCATGAACTCTGTCAACAGCACGACCGCGTCGACCTCTTCGTGTCTAgcaaggccgacgagatcTCGCGCCGGCTCC AATACGTATCCGACCAGCTCCAGAAGCTGATTGTCAAAtgcgccgaggaaggcgaccGAATCTCGATCAAGCGGCACCGTCGGTTCGCCAAGTACGAGAGGGATTTGCTTCGCTGCGGCGAGGAGActcttgcccttgcccgcTTCATCAATGCCCAAATCACAGCTTTCCGGAAGATCACCAAGAAATACAAG AAATGGACAGGATCCCCCACGCTCGGTGCCCGTTTCCGCGAAAATGTTCTTGCCAATCCCAAGAGCTTCACCCGACGAGACCTGAACAACCTCCAGACTCGCTACGAGGAGCTACTCAACACTCTACGCAGTTCCACCCCTCAATTGAGCGAGCCCAGTTCCCCTTCTTCAGATGAACTGCTGCCCTCCCGCCGAGGCTCTACCGCAGAAGACTTCTTCACGCCGCTGCCCCCCGCCCAGCGGCAGCCTCGCCAGCCCGttcagcaacagcagcggcagcagcagcaacactATTGGAACGAGTACGACGACGGAAGCGAAGCGGGCGGACAGGAGGACGAGTACGCCATCTACATCAATCCCGACGACGATATGAGCTTCCCCGGCCTGGACTCGATGCGAGCGATTCTTGCGGCGCCCTTTCGCCACGCCCGGAGGTGGTTTTCGCGGCGGCAAGACCCCGAGGGTCAGCGGTTGTTGGGCAACGCCCCGTTCCTCGAGAGCTACGGCGGTATCTCGCCTCTCGGGACCGACACTGATGACGAATACGCTAGCTCCGATGGCATGCCCACGACGGGGTATGCCACGCACTTCGCCACGCTGCCGAGCCTCAACGAGCAACAGGTAAGGCGGTACCGCGAGCGCGTTCTCTTCTGGGGCACCATCGGTTGCTTCGGCGTGTccttcctgctgctcctggtGGCTGGCATCCTCATCTCGACGGGTCGCCACAAGCTCCGCGCCGaagtcgacgccggcgtcacggtcggcgtcgtcgccagctTGTTTACTGCCTGCCTCGCCCTGGGTATGTCGCTGTACCGGCGCGACGACCTTGGCACCTGGCAACGCGTGGCTGTGTACAGCAGCTTTTTCGCGGCCTGCGTCCTCAACGGCATGCTGCTAATCCTGGTGGTGGGGAATGCGGCATAG
- a CDS encoding Putative glucose-methanol-choline oxidoreductase, FAD/NAD(P)-binding domain superfamily, whose product MSTTQLPVSDVDRYDYVIVGGGTAGCVVASRLAESLPQKRVLLIEAGPSDFMDDRVLDLRKWLNLLGGELDYDYGTTEQPMGNSHIRHSRAKVLGGCSSHNTLISFRPFEYDLKIWQSMGAKGWTFHDFMRLMNKLRNTVQPVHARHQNELCLDWVNSCSSALNIPVLHNFNKHITQDGALKQGVGFFSISYNPDDGRRSSASVAYIHPFLRGDEKRPNLTVLTNAWVSKLNVRGDTVTGVNLTLQDGSKRTVTARTETILSAGAVDTPRLMLLSGIGPKQQLNDLGIPVIHDLPGVGENLQDHPESIIMWELKKPVPPNKTTMDSDAGIFLRREPPNAAAKKTFFNPDAIPDGDIADVMMHCYQIPFTLNTGRLGYDEPKEGYAFCMTPNIPRPRSRGRLYLTSADPSVKPALDFRYFTDEEGYDAATLVYGMRAARKVAEQAPFKDWIAREVAPGPKVQTDEELSLYARRAAHTVYHPVGTTKMGDVRKDPLAVVDERLNVRGLKRVRIVDAGVFPTIPTINPMLTVLGVAEKAAEMIIDEAQETARL is encoded by the exons ATGTCCACCACCCAGCTCCCCGTCTCCGACGTCGACCGCTACGACtatgtcatcgtcggcggcggcaccgccggTTGCGTCGTCGCCTCCCGCCTGGCCGAGTCCCTTCCCCAGAAGCGCGTCCTCCTGATCGAGGCCGGTCCCAGTGACTTCATGGACGACCGCGTGCTGGACCTGCGGAAGTGGCTCAacctgctcggcggcgagcttgaCTACGACTACGGCACCACTGAACAACCCATGG GCAACTCTCACATCCGCCACTCCCGCgccaaggtcctcggcggctgCTCATCACACAACACCCTCATCTCCTTCAGGCCCTTCGAGTACGACCTGAAGATCTGGCAGTCCATGGGCGCCAAGGGCTGGACCTTCCACGACTTCATGCGCCTCATGAACAAGCTGCGCAACACGGTCCAGCCCGTCCACGCCCGCCACCAGAACGAGCTCTGCCTCGACTGGGTCAACTCGTGCTCCTCGGCCCTCAACATCCCCGTCCTGCACAACTTCAACAAGCACATCACCCAGGACGGCGCCCTCAAGCAGGgcgtcggcttcttctccatctcctaCAACccggacgacggccgccggtCCAGCGCCTCGGTCGCCTACATCCACCCCTTCCtgcgcggcgacgagaagcgCCCGAACCTGACCGTCCTCACCAACGCCTGGGTCTCCAAGCTCAACGTCCGCGGCGACACCGTCACCGGCGTCAACCTCACCCTCCAGGACGGCTCCAAGCGCACCGTCACCGCCCGCACCGAGACCATcctctcggccggcgccgtcgacaccCCGCGCCTCATGCTGCTGTCCGGCATCGGCCccaagcagcagctcaaCGACCTCGGCATCCCCGTCATCCACGACCtgcccggcgtcggcgagaacCTGCAGGACCACCCGGAGTCCATCATCATGTGGGAGCTCAAGAAGCCCGTGCCCCCCAACAAGACCACCATGGACTCGGACGCCGGCATCTTCCTGCGCCGCGAGCcgcccaacgccgccgccaagaagaccttcttcaacccggacgccatccccgacggcgacatcgccgacgtcATGATGCACTGCTACCAGATCCCCTTCACCCTCAACACGGGCCGCCTCGGCTACGACGAGCCCAAGGAGGGCTACGCCTTCTGCATGACCCCCAACAtcccccgcccccgctcCCGCGGCCGCCTGTACCTGACCTCGGCCGACCCCTCGGTCAAGCCGGCGCTCGACTTCCGCTACttcaccgacgaggagggctacgacgccgccaccctcgTCTACGGCATGCGCGCCGCCCGCAAggtcgccgagcaggcccCCTTCAAGGACTGGATCGCCCGCGAGGTCGCCCCCGGCCCCAAGGTCcagaccgacgaggagctcagCCTCtacgcccgccgcgccgcccacaCCGTCTACCACCCGGTCGGCACCACCAAGATGGGCGACGTCCGCAAGGACccgctcgccgtcgtcgacgagcgcctCAACGTCCGCGGCCTCAAGCGCgtccgcatcgtcgacgccggcgtcttccccACCATCCCCACCATCAACCCCATGTTGACCGTCCTCGGtgtcgccgagaaggccgccgagatgaTCATTGACGAGGCCCAGGAGACGGCCCGCCTGtaa
- a CDS encoding Putative pectinesterase, catalytic, pectate lyase, pectin lyase/virulence factor produces MLASSLLLLSSLVAGALGAARTSPPSGALVVAKSGGAYTSVQKAVDAAKAGGVIFIQPGTYNEQVLIPANKGALTIYGYTDDDQDYAKNQVTITHSLGADVAGSNDASGTLRAKNDGLRVYNVNIVNSRGKGVQAIALSAYGSQQGYYGIQAKGYQDTVLSSQGTHYFHASYVEGATDFIFGQKAIAWFEACTLAISGKGYITANGRDAESNPSWYVINKSTVKALSGVADGQTFLGRPWRTFARVVFQNSNLGAVVNAAGWSKWGSNPTDNVFYREFANTGKGASGTRASFSKKLSAAVKIADVLGSTSWIDTKYTGGGGASSSGSSSGSAAVSKPAVSADAAESKATPTTLKTVVKASSTPTPAPDAGAGTGSGAGAGAADDCSGTADGFASLNGGTTGGKGGEVVVVKTQADLEKYAGASGKHVIKVSGKITITPKGKEVKVSSDKTIVGIGATAEIDQGGFNLQNQRNVIFRNIRIGNTYVEGDDEGKTQDFDGIQMDNCTNIWIDHVHFEKGGDGLLDSRKDTTFLTVSWTIFRNHNKAFGIGWTDNVNTEMTIHHNFFDQTKQRNPSVDNVKHAHLYNNALVGQTSYGHYARGGTEMRMENCYFEKVRNPIQADATAKLSASGNVYEGTTGSTAKNAGKVFDPKTFYDYELDAAADVYGIVSKGAGRQASICAA; encoded by the exons ATGCTCGCGTCTTCCCTCCTTCTGCTGTCGTCCCTGGTGGCCGGCGCACTCGGCGCGGCCCGGACCTCGCCCCCTtccggcgccctcgtcgtggCCAAGTCCGGCGGCGCCTACACGTCGGTCcagaaggccgtcgacgcggccaaggcgggcggcgtcatcttcatccagcCGGGCACGTACAACGAGCAGGTCCTGATCCCGGCCAACAAGGGCGCCCTCACCATCTACGGCTACACGGACGACGACCAGGACTACGCCAAGAACCAGGTCACCATCACGCAcagcctcggcgccgacgtggccGGCAGCAACGACGCCTCCGGCACGCTCCGGGCCAAGAACGACGGCCTCCGCGTCTACAACGTCAACATCGTCAACTCGCGCGGCAAGGGCGTGCAGGCCATCGCCCTGAGCGCCTACGGCAGCCAGCAGGGCTACTACGGCATCCAGGCCAAGGGCTACCAGGACACCGTCCTCTCCAGCCAGGGCACCCACTACTTCCACGCCTCCtacgtcgagggcgccacCGACTTCATCTTCGGCCAGAAGGCCATCGCCTGGTTCGAGGCCTGCACCCTCGCCATCAGCGGCAAGGGCTACATCACCGCCAacggccgcgacgccgagagcAACCCGTCGTGGTACGTCATCAACAAGTCCACCGTCAAGGCCCTctccggcgtcgccgacggccagaCCTTCCTCGGCCGGCCCTGGCGCACCTTTGCCCGCGTCGTCTTCCAGAACTccaacctcggcgccgtcgtcaacgccgccgggtGGTCCAAATGGGGCTCCAACCCGACCGACAACGTCTTCTACCGCGAGTTCGCCAACACGGGCAAGGGCGCGAGCGGCACCCGCGCCAGCTTCTCCAAGAAGctgtccgccgccgtcaagatcgccgacgtcctcggcTCCACCTCCTGGATCGACACCAAGtacaccggcggcggcggcgcctcgaGCTCCGGCTCCAGTTCCGGCTCCGCGGCCGTCTCCAAGCCTGCAGTTtccgccgatgccgccgagtccAAGGCCACCCCGACCACCCTGAAGaccgtcgtcaaggcctcTTCGACCCCTACTCCCGCTCCCGATGCTGGAGCCGGCACTGGTTctggtgccggcgccggcgctgcgGACGACTGCAGcggcaccgccgacggctTCGCGTCCCTGAACGGCGGCACCACCGggggcaagggcggcgaggtcgtcgtcgtcaagaccCAGGCCGACCTGGAGAAGTACGCCGGCGCCTCCGGCAAGCACGTCATCAAGGTCTCGGGCAAGATCACCATCACgcccaagggcaaggaggtcaaggTCTCGTCCGACAAGACaatcgtcggcatcggcgccaccgccgagatCGACCAGGGCGGGTTCAACCTCCAGAACCAGCGCAATGTCATTTTCCGCAACATCCGAATCG GTAACACCTACGTCGagggtgacgacgagggcaagaccCAGGACTTTGACGGTATCCAGATG GACAACTGCACCAACATCTGGATCGACCACGTCCActtcgagaagggcggcgacggcctcctcgacagCCGCAAGGACACCACCTTCCTGACCGTCTCCTGGACCATCTTCCGCAACCACAACAAGGCCTTTGGCATTG GCTGGACCGACAACGTCAACACCGAGATGACGATTCACCACAACTTCTTCGACCAGACCAAGCAGCGCAACCCGTCCGTCGACAACGTCAAGCACGCCCACCTGTACAACAACGCGCTGGTCGGGCAGACCTCGTACGGCCACTACGCGCGCGGCGGGACCGAGATGCGCATGGAGAACTGCTACTTCGAGAAGGTCCGCAACCCGATCCAGGCCGACGCGACCGCCAAGCTGAGCGCCTCGGGCAACGTGTACGAGGGCACGACGGGCAGCACGGCCAAGAATGCCGGCAAGGTGTTCGACCCCAAGACCTTCTACGACtacgagctcgacgccgccgccgacgtgtACGGCATCGTGTCCAAGGGGGCGGGCCGCCAGGCCAGCATCTGCGCCGCGTGA
- a CDS encoding Putative aldehyde dehydrogenase domain, aldehyde/histidinol dehydrogenase: MAPPQQHKPEEDRHTFYAGKPQPDSDSPGTFQSIDPATAKPVCTIHTSSPASINAAVDAAKAAFPSWSATPPVERARILLRAVAILRERNDALARVETLDTGKAFSETQYVDVVTGADVLEYFANLVASGGLNGESFRLRSSAWVYTTKEALGVCAGIGAWNYPIQIALWKSGPCLAAGNCMVYKPSEFTPLHAQYLADVYREAGVPDGVFNVVYGAGDVGAQLTAHPDVAKVSFTGQVSTGKKVAASAAGGMKYVTMELGGKSPVIVLPDCDVEQAVDGAMLANFYSSGQVCTNGTRVFVPRSLKQQFEKLVVDKIQYVRAGDLFDPATNFGPLNNKAHLEKVQAYVRRGVMDDKATLLVGGAKQPKGLPSAYQSGYWIQPTVFTDCTDDMAIVRDEIFGPVMSILVYDTVDEAVARANATDVGLAAGVFGRDVDACHSVVSRLEAGITWINTWGESPAEMAVGGWKSSGVGVENGRKGLEAWVHNKSTLVEMGGSVPTVFSKL, from the coding sequence ATGGCACCACCACAACAGCAcaagcccgaggaggaccGGCACACCTTCTACGCGGGGAAGCCGCAGCCGGACTCGGATTCCCCAGGCACGTTCCAGTCCATCGATCCCGCCACGGCAAAGCCCGTCTGCACCATCCacacctcgtcgccggcctccatcaacgccgccgtcgacgccgcaAAGGCCGCCTTCCCCTCGTGGTCCGCCACGCCGCCCGTCGAGCGCGCCCGCATCCTActgcgcgccgtcgccatcctccgTGAGCGcaacgacgccctcgcccgcgtCGAGACCCTCGACACCGGCAAGGCCTTCTCCGAGACCCAGtacgtcgacgtcgtcaccggcgccgacgtgctCGAGTACTTTGCGAACCTCGTCGCCTCGGGCGGCCTCAACGGCGAGTCCTTCCGCCTGCGCTCCTCCGCCTGGGTCTACACCACCAAggaggccctcggcgtctgcgccggcatcggcgccTGGAACTACCCCATCCAGATCGCCCTGTGGAAGTCGGGCCCCTGCCTGGCCGCCGGCAACTGCATGGTCTACAAGCCGAGCGAGTTCACCCCGCTGCACGCCCAgtacctcgccgacgtctACAGGGAGGCCGGCGTGCCCGACGGCGTCTTCAACGTCGTctacggcgccggcgacgtcggcgcccagcTGACGGCCCACCCGGACGTCGCCAAGGTCAGCTTCACCGGCCAGGTGAGCACGGGCAAGAAggtcgccgcctccgccgccggcggcatgaaGTACGTCACCAtggagctcggcggcaagagccccgtcatcgtcctgcCGGACTGCGAcgtcgagcaggccgtcgacggcgccatgCTCGCCAACTTTTACAGCTCCGGCCAGGTCTGCACCAACGGCACCCGCGTCTTCGTGCCCCGCTCCCTCAAGCAGCAGttcgagaagctcgtcgtcgacaagatcCAGTACgtccgcgccggcgacctgTTCGACCCGGCCACCAACTTTGGCCCCCTCAACAACAAGGCCCACCTCGAAAAGGTGCAGGCCTACGTCCGCCGGGGCGTCATGGATGACAAGGCGACGCTGctggtcggcggcgccaagcAGCCCAAGGGCCTGCCATCGGCCTACCAGTCGGGCTACTGGATCCAGCCGACCGTCTTCACCGACTGCACCGACGACATGGCCATCGTGCGGGACGAGATCTTCGGCCCCGTCATGAGCATCCTGGTGTACGAcacggtcgacgaggccgtcgcgcGCGCCAACGCCACGGACGTCGGGCTCGCCGCGGGCGTCTTCGgccgcgacgtcgacgcctgCCACAGCGTCGTCTcgcgcctcgaggccggcatcaCCTGGATCAACACGTGGGGCGAGTCGCCGGCTGAgatggccgtcggcgggtGGAAGTcgagcggcgtcggcgtcgagaacGGACGCAAGGGGCTCGAGGCCTGGGTGCACAACAAGAGCACCCTCGTCGAGATGGGCGGGAGCGTGCCCACTGTCTTTTCTAAGCTGTAA
- a CDS encoding uncharacterized protein (Putative zn(2)Cys(6) fungal-type DNA-binding domain, transcription factor domain, fungi), whose product MDQPSRDPQLTGTAAAYQIKCDHRKPVCSGCEKYADECVWPERKKNAPRKERRRVPESRSLAHVVDRLAQMEQLVKELQDPKTSSGSQKTPSSSSSYSPSSSSSHNPPTVSSDAHPASVGDDPAEPSPRTKPYYSGAESEATVGTVGSCSLFSAEGIAKIDALVGDNRFSVAVQGLLQRIRRIAPPPNPDPLASSVTYPFPPNNVIMECMNDFFQTLNHDIKLLDEAEVRAAVQSYIYGRPPPGSGWRMALNVILLHALRKRDWASPTGECDKYLHNAMCLIPSAILQTPNPMAIGALLSLHILLAGYHHANHPALPAADVLHRRRLFWQAYVLDHDLMLRIGKPPLIADDFLLALPDEFPADGYGVFFYPGDVTLNYFRQQVRLSRIQGRICSRLYFKQYTPSSSSSSSSSSSWLEAEIAALDAELHEWRESIPAMIRPQPPSSGLVDADYSRMMSLSVLHFVYFQLVVAVHSAAFRTRALDGGGGGGDDDDGDVESLRPSIAVCVNAARGAISLLNYHQLQHPFTMCVFLSPWFFPFLFFSYLLYQVAWCVDILFVNILEHKTSPQSLQDLDLIRLVLSFFERYDADHQRVASYHIIRALYDVASSVTANATPLPALPPMVGTDALADSMPMLSMSASASASDLNMAGWEEVSLGGHDWLSAGFLQMADWGLPDDAAAAAGTDDDLDYI is encoded by the exons ATGGACCAACCGTCAAGAGACCCCCAGCTGACTGGGACCGCGGCGGCGTATCAGATAAAATGCGACCACAGGAAACCCGTGTGCTCCGGGTGTGAGAAGTACGCCGACGAGTGCGTCTGGccggagaggaagaaaaacgCGCCCAGGAAAGAGAGGAGGCGAGTTCCCGAATCCCGATCCCTTGCA cacgtcgtcgacagGTTGGCGCAGATGGAACAGCTGGTAAAGGAGCTCCAGGACCCAAAGACGTCGTCGGGGAGCCAGAAAAccccatcctcctcctcgtcctattccccctcctcctcgtcctctcaCAATCCGCCGACGGTATCCTCTGATGCTCATCCCGCATCCGTCGGTGACGACCCGGCCGAGCCCTCCCCCAGGACGAAGCCGTACTACTCCGGCGCCGAGTCCGAGGCCACCGTCGGGACCGTCG GTTCATGCTCGCTCTTCTCCGCCGAAGGTATCGCAAAGATCGACgctctcgtcggcgacaaccgcttctccgtcgccgtccaggGCCTCCTGCAGAGGATCCGGCGCatcgcgccgccgccgaacccTGACCCTCTGGCCTCGTCCGTCACGTATCCCTTTCCACCCAACAACGTCATCATGGAATGCATGAACG ACTTCTTCCAGACCCTGAACCACGACATtaagctgctcgacgaggccgaggtccgcgccgccgtgcaGTCGTACATCTACGGCCGGCCGCCCCCGGGCTCCGGCTGGCGCATGGCCCTCAACGTCATCCTGCTGCACGCCCTCCGCAAGCGCGACTGGGCGAGCCCGACGGGGGAGTGCGACAAGTACCTGCACAACGCCATGTGCCTCATCCCCAGCGCCATCCTCCAGACCCCGAACCCCATGGCCATCGGCGCTCTTCTTTCACTC cacatcctcctcgccggctACCACCACGCCAACCACCCGgccctccccgccgccgacgtcctccaccgccgccgcctcttctgGCAGGCCTACGTCCTCGACCACGACCTCATGCTGCGCATCGGCAAGCCCCCgctcatcgccgacgacttcctcctcgccctgcccGACGAGTTCCCCGCCGACGGCTACGGCGTCTTCTTCTACCCGGGCGACGTCACCCTCAACTACTTCCGCCAGCAGGTCCGCCTCTCCCGGATCCAGGGCCGCATCTGCTCCCGCCTCTACTTTAAGCAGTACAccccttcgtcgtcgtcgtcgtcgtcgtcgtcgtcgtcgtggctcGAGGCGGAAATCGcagccctcgacgccgagctgcacGAGTGGCGCGAGAGCATCCCCGCCATGATCCGcccccagccgccgtcgtccgggctcgtcgacgccgactaCAGCCGCATGATGAGCCTGAGCGTGCTGCACTTTGTCTActtccagctcgtcgtcgccgtccacTCGGCCGCCTTCCGCAcccgcgccctcgacggcggcggcggcggcggcgacgacgacgacggggacgtcGAGAGCCTACGGCCCAGCATCGCCGTCTgcgtcaacgccgcccgcggcgccATCTCGCTGTTGAACTACCACCAGCTGCAGCATCCCTTCACCATGTGCGTGTTTTTGTCCCCTTGGTTTTTCccgttcttgttcttctc ATACCTCCTCTACCAGGTCGCCTGGTGCGTCGAtatcctcttcgtcaacaTCCTCGAGCACAAGACGTCGCCCCAGTCCCTCCAGGACCTCGACCTcatccgcctcgtcctctccttcttcgagCGCTACGACGCCGACCACCAGCGCGTCGCGTCCTACCACATCATCAGGGCCCTGTACGACGTCGCGTCGTCCGTGACGGCCAACGCGACCCCGCTGCCGGCCCTTCCTCCTATGGTGGGCACCGACGCCCTCGCGGActcgatgccgatgctgtCCAtgtccgcgtccgcgtccgcgtccgaCCTCAACATGGCCGGGTGGGAGGAGGTGTCCCTGGGCGGCCACGACTGGCTGTCGGCCGGGTTCCTGCAGATGGCCGACTGGGgcctccccgacgacgctgccgccgccgcgggcaCGGACGACGATCTCGATTACATCTGA
- a CDS encoding Putative major facilitator superfamily, MFS transporter superfamily, translated as MRDPTKTPVPVTIVSDPEKSPVEHSVSALSPADLPPPPLRTSDDAEDETLQRIPWSYKWIALLCVVSLPIGHTWTGSALGPLKNTLREQLGVSNAQFGVISSADAFVNTVFPIVGGLALDWWGPNPVTLCCTAAILVGSVVAAAGVQVGLWRVLVGGHVLMGFGIAVLDSATQKFFYHWFGASGLAFAFGLESAIANTVSLVSGMVAIPIRDGTGWYGWTFWIPVFFCGFSLAVNAAYVVFERVAVPARFRLTSGRARAIAESRGLSERRRFSWDALLALPWAYLMLPATQLLQSGAAGGFSTSSADMIRMKGFAEDVAGYMATAQKILPIVLSPAVGLAIDKYGHRFHYVAAAPVLWVVACSMLGFTDAHPLAALVFSSLAGVINSMPLQICIPLLVADQAKIGTAFGVWRAFNNSGSTIMDVVFGVLQDDTEGQGYSRVLIVAIAIKAWAFVLGLSYIFVDYRFLGKGMTMTRSQRQAREAQIVDRQADPLTRRTSKTWFTVLTFGLLVAIVASAWAVFVRYLI; from the exons ATGCGCGACCCGACCAAAACCCCCGTCCCCGTTACCATCGTCTCGGACCCGGAAAAGTCGCCCGTTGAACACTCCGTCTCGGCCCTCTCTCCGGCCGacctaccgccgccgccactacGAACctccgacgacgccgaggacgagacgCTGCAGCGGATCCCGTGGTCGTACAAGTGGATCGCGCTGCTCTGCGTCGTCTCGCTGCCCATCGGGCACACGTGGACGGGCTCGGCGCTGGGCCCGCTCAAGAACACACTGCGCGAGCAGCTGGGGGTCAGCAACGCGCAGTTCGGCGTGATCAGCAGCGCCGACGCCTTCGTCAACACCGTGTTCCccatcgtcggcgggctCGCGCTCGACTGGTGGGGGCCGAACCCCGTGACGCTGTGCTGCAcggccgccatcctcgtcggctccgtcgtcgcggcggcgggggtaCAGGTCGGGCTGTGGAGGGTGCTGGTGGGCGGCCACGTGCTGATGGGGTTCGGTATCGCGGTGCTCGATTCCGCAACGCAGAAG TTCTTCTATCACTGGTTCGGCGCGTCCggcctcgccttcgccttcggcctcgagagcgccatcgccaacacgGTCAGCCTCGTGTCGGGCATGGTGGCGATCCCGATCCGCGACGGCACGGGGTGGTACGGCTGGACGTTCTGGAtccccgtcttcttctgcggCTTCTCGCTGGCGGTCAACGCCGCGTACGTCGTGTTCGAGCGGGTCGCGGTGCCGGCGCGGTTCCGGTTGACCTcgggccgggcccgggcCATCGCCGAGTCGCGGGGCCTCtcggagcggcggcggttctcGTGGGACGCGCTGCTCGCGCTGCCGTGGGCGTACCTCATGCTGCCGGCGACGCAGCTGCTGCAgagcggcgcggcgggcgggttTAGCACGAGCTCGGCCGACATGATCCGCATGAAGGGGttcgccgaggacgtggcCGGCTacatggcgacggcgcagaAGATCCTGCCCATCGTGCTGAGCCCCGCCGTCGGGCTGGCCATCGACAAGTACGGCCACCGGTTCCACTacgtcgcggcggcgccggtgctcTGGGTCGTCGCGTGCTCGATGCTGGGCTTCACCGACGCGCACCCgctcgcggccctcgtcttctccagCCTGGCGGGCGTCATCAACTCGATGCCGCTGCAGATCTGCATCCCGCTGCTGGTGGCGGACCAGGCCAAGATCGGGACGGCGTTCGGCGTGTGGCGCGCCTTTAACAACTCGGGCTCGACCATT ATGGatgtcgtcttcggcgtgCTCCAGGATGACACCGAGGGCCAGGGGTACTCCCGGGTGCTgatcgtcgccatcgccatcaagGCGTGGGCGTTTGTCCTGGGCCTGTCGTACATCTTTGTCGACTACCGCTTCCTCGGCAAGGGGATGACCATGACGAGGAGCCAGAGGCAGGCCAGGGAGGCGCAGATCGTGGACCGACAGGCGGACCCGCTGACGCGGAGGACGTCCAAGACGTGGTTCACGGTGCTGACGTTCGGTCTGCTGGTGGCCATCGTTGCCAGCGCATGGGCAGTCTTTGTGAGATATCTGATCTGA